A genomic stretch from Chitinophaga agri includes:
- a CDS encoding MarR family winged helix-turn-helix transcriptional regulator has product MSNIHTIPFNPDTQNSSNDALIVAALERVGESFRVLLWEQSKELGLSPIQIQSIIFLHTHDDSRANVTYLSKEFNVTKATMSDVIRVLTEKKLVIKKEHPADSRASVLKLTAQGKKTAESAGGFANTLLKQVSQLTNAQKTGLKTILLDLIFSLHKENIISMQRMCFSCTHYSGNGSKHFCNLLNIPLVPDTLRLDCPEHVQQQG; this is encoded by the coding sequence ATGAGCAACATACACACAATTCCGTTCAATCCGGACACACAGAACTCCTCCAACGATGCACTGATCGTTGCTGCGCTGGAACGCGTAGGTGAATCCTTCCGCGTACTGCTATGGGAACAGTCAAAAGAACTTGGTCTCAGTCCCATACAGATACAGTCCATCATCTTCCTGCATACGCACGACGATAGCAGAGCAAACGTCACTTACCTGTCGAAGGAGTTCAATGTAACCAAGGCAACGATGAGTGACGTGATCAGAGTGCTGACCGAGAAAAAGCTGGTGATCAAGAAAGAGCATCCTGCTGACAGCCGCGCCTCTGTGCTCAAACTGACCGCCCAGGGAAAGAAGACGGCTGAATCTGCCGGTGGCTTTGCCAATACCTTATTAAAACAGGTCAGTCAGCTGACGAACGCCCAGAAAACTGGTCTGAAAACCATCCTGCTGGACCTCATATTCAGCCTGCATAAAGAAAATATTATCAGCATGCAGCGTATGTGCTTTTCCTGTACACACTACTCCGGCAATGGAAGCAAACATTTCTGTAACCTGCTGAACATACCACTCGTACCAGACACCTTACGACTGGATTGCCCGGAACATGTACAACAGCAAGGCTAA
- a CDS encoding GAF domain-containing protein — protein MNLHSFPDSPFKIQLSFYQLVAQLEKQAAGPASEASNRARALLEEVAQCPELVDGIHSTDHIEKNEGLIRRLLTDFFPSALTMNEIKAVNLPYVDLIFNHTERFKNILKAAGPGFSFSIRDFDEHQFYVLSCCIILNEFYGTSLDFSRPLFYDIPTADGVIKHYRILYNADFLDIFPTEKAVPLTQDDIDLLLNNYDDLALWKTKFPPDSWILKGFAIMTLYDATVENAVSIFKEKLLGLNTDGFEDKIQSIFRSIYRIPDIKVGFTLYNPDDDHFTTDPFGLQQMNSFIVQGHKQNAANKLLCSTSYACVVKNKQYFAVSDLDEFLAADPENKLAGYFYKKGIRSFILAPVVKNGHLLGVLEMVSIRAKELNSINANKLEVVMPFLTDTVERMLAEMQNEVQAVIQNNYTSIHESVYWKFRKEAERLIVHHHAGKEYNPHEIVFRDVYPLYGQIDIKGSSEVRNSSVQEDLLLQVKTLSQLLKKFGPFEGIQEQLRQFLFDLSFPLRAGTEQQINAYLVNDVHPVLHSFGADTAVQDYFAGNDKTYGKFHLQRRKYESTIAAINEKVTAIIDKAQAAAQRVYPHYFERFKTDGVEHNLYIGHSIAPKKTFEMQHLYELRLWQLRTLCKMEIAHHALKPQLPYPLEVTTLILVYNSPISIRFRMDEKRFDVDGSYNARFEIVKKRIDKAFIKDTSERITQLGKITIVYSNSIEETEYLGYVEQLQAQSILDHEIEKFDVEDLQGVSGLKALRIKILH, from the coding sequence ATGAACCTGCATTCGTTTCCGGACAGCCCGTTTAAGATTCAACTCAGTTTTTACCAGTTAGTTGCTCAACTGGAAAAACAGGCAGCAGGCCCCGCAAGTGAGGCATCTAACCGTGCCCGCGCCTTGCTGGAAGAAGTAGCTCAGTGCCCTGAGCTGGTAGATGGTATTCACTCTACCGATCATATTGAGAAGAACGAGGGACTGATCCGCCGTCTACTGACGGACTTTTTCCCCTCTGCGCTGACAATGAACGAGATCAAAGCCGTTAATCTGCCTTATGTAGATCTCATCTTTAATCATACAGAACGTTTCAAAAACATCCTGAAGGCCGCTGGACCTGGTTTTTCCTTCAGCATCCGGGATTTTGATGAACATCAGTTCTATGTGCTCAGCTGCTGTATTATCCTTAATGAGTTCTATGGCACCTCGCTGGATTTCAGCAGACCATTGTTCTATGACATCCCTACGGCGGATGGCGTGATCAAACACTACAGGATCTTATACAATGCGGACTTTCTGGACATCTTCCCGACAGAAAAGGCCGTGCCGCTCACGCAGGATGATATTGACCTGCTGCTGAATAACTACGATGACCTGGCACTATGGAAGACGAAATTCCCGCCGGACAGCTGGATACTGAAAGGCTTCGCCATTATGACATTATACGATGCCACCGTGGAAAATGCCGTATCCATCTTTAAGGAGAAGCTGCTGGGATTGAACACGGATGGATTTGAAGACAAGATACAGTCGATCTTCCGCTCTATTTACCGCATTCCGGATATTAAAGTCGGTTTTACACTTTATAACCCGGATGACGATCATTTCACCACTGATCCCTTCGGACTGCAACAGATGAATAGCTTTATCGTGCAGGGACATAAACAGAATGCCGCAAACAAACTGTTATGCAGCACTTCCTATGCCTGTGTGGTGAAGAACAAACAATATTTCGCCGTATCTGACCTGGATGAATTCCTGGCGGCTGATCCGGAGAACAAACTGGCCGGGTACTTTTATAAAAAAGGGATCAGAAGTTTCATCCTCGCGCCGGTCGTAAAGAACGGACATTTGCTCGGGGTACTGGAAATGGTGTCCATACGCGCAAAGGAACTGAACAGCATCAACGCCAACAAGCTGGAAGTGGTCATGCCGTTCCTGACAGATACGGTAGAAAGGATGCTGGCAGAAATGCAGAATGAAGTGCAGGCGGTGATCCAGAATAATTACACCTCCATACATGAAAGCGTATACTGGAAATTCCGTAAAGAGGCAGAACGCCTGATCGTACATCATCATGCGGGAAAGGAATACAACCCGCATGAAATAGTCTTCCGCGATGTATATCCGCTGTATGGACAGATCGATATCAAGGGTTCTTCTGAAGTACGCAACAGCAGTGTCCAGGAAGACCTGCTATTACAGGTAAAGACCCTGTCACAGTTATTAAAAAAATTCGGCCCTTTTGAAGGAATACAGGAGCAGTTACGTCAGTTCCTGTTTGACCTTTCCTTCCCGTTACGGGCCGGGACAGAGCAGCAGATCAATGCCTATCTTGTCAATGATGTACATCCGGTGCTGCATTCATTTGGTGCCGATACCGCTGTGCAGGACTATTTTGCTGGCAATGACAAGACATATGGAAAATTCCATCTGCAACGAAGAAAATACGAGTCTACCATAGCCGCCATCAATGAGAAGGTGACCGCCATTATAGATAAGGCACAGGCAGCCGCGCAGCGGGTCTATCCTCACTATTTTGAACGATTCAAAACAGATGGGGTAGAGCATAACCTGTACATTGGACATTCGATAGCGCCTAAAAAGACGTTTGAGATGCAGCATTTATATGAGCTGCGTCTGTGGCAGTTACGGACGCTGTGTAAAATGGAGATCGCGCACCATGCGCTGAAGCCACAACTACCCTATCCACTGGAAGTGACCACCCTGATACTGGTATACAACTCTCCGATCTCTATTCGTTTCCGGATGGACGAGAAAAGGTTCGATGTGGATGGTAGTTATAACGCGCGTTTTGAGATCGTCAAGAAACGTATTGACAAGGCATTCATTAAAGACACGTCTGAACGCATCACGCAGCTGGGTAAGATCACGATCGTCTATTCCAATAGTATCGAGGAAACAGAGTACCTGGGGTATGTTGAGCAGTTACAGGCGCAATCCATCCTGGACCATGAGATTGAGAAATTTGATGTAGAAGACCTGCAGGGGGTATCGGGGTTAAAAGCCCTCCGGATTAAGATCCTGCATTAA
- a CDS encoding aminopeptidase P family protein: protein MNMHLHLFDKLVYSKRRKQLTANVGKGLILLMGNEDSSMNYADNTYPFRQDSTFLYYAGIDIAGLALVLDTESGEEILFGREAGIDDIIWTGPLPSLQDLADMVAVGKTRAYAQLGDVLKQAKAAGRQIHILPPYRPENKIKLAEWLDVPVAALTGVVSLELIKAVIAQRECKDADEITEMERAVSVSVDMHMAAMKYTRPGMKEYEIAAKVEEVALAAGGRLSYPTILTINGQVLHNHSYGNTVQEGHMILCDAGAETAMHYAGDLTRTFPVGKQFTNRQREMYQVVLDSLDHAASLLKPGIQYKEVHTQASIKLIEGLKTLNLVKGDPAEAVAAGVHTLFFQCGLGHMIGLDVHDMEDLGEQYVGYSETLKKSTAFGWKSLRLGRELKPGFVLTVEPGIYIIPELIDRWVAEKKLSNFVDYNTLATYRDFGGIRIEDNFVITETGSRRLGKDLPKTIAEVEAVRQ, encoded by the coding sequence ATGAATATGCACTTACATTTGTTTGATAAACTCGTTTACAGTAAACGCAGAAAGCAGCTCACTGCAAATGTCGGAAAGGGTCTGATCCTCCTTATGGGAAATGAAGACAGCAGTATGAACTATGCCGACAATACTTATCCGTTCCGTCAGGATAGTACTTTCCTTTACTACGCAGGTATCGATATAGCCGGACTGGCACTTGTACTGGATACTGAATCCGGAGAGGAGATCCTTTTCGGCAGGGAAGCTGGTATAGACGATATCATCTGGACAGGGCCATTGCCTTCACTGCAGGACCTGGCAGATATGGTAGCTGTCGGAAAGACACGTGCATATGCGCAACTGGGAGATGTGCTGAAGCAGGCGAAAGCGGCTGGCCGTCAGATACATATTTTACCACCGTACCGTCCTGAGAACAAGATCAAACTGGCTGAATGGCTGGACGTACCCGTGGCTGCATTAACCGGAGTTGTATCTCTGGAACTGATAAAAGCAGTGATCGCACAGCGTGAGTGTAAGGACGCAGATGAGATAACAGAGATGGAGAGAGCGGTATCCGTGAGTGTGGACATGCATATGGCTGCGATGAAGTATACAAGGCCGGGCATGAAGGAGTATGAGATCGCTGCGAAAGTAGAAGAGGTGGCATTGGCGGCAGGAGGAAGACTATCCTATCCGACGATCCTGACGATCAATGGGCAGGTACTCCATAACCATTCTTACGGCAATACCGTGCAGGAAGGACATATGATCCTGTGTGATGCCGGTGCGGAAACAGCTATGCATTATGCGGGTGATCTTACGAGGACATTCCCCGTGGGCAAACAGTTCACTAACCGTCAGCGGGAGATGTATCAGGTGGTACTGGATTCGCTGGACCATGCGGCAAGTCTGCTGAAGCCAGGTATTCAGTATAAAGAGGTACATACACAGGCATCTATCAAATTAATAGAAGGCCTGAAGACACTGAACCTGGTAAAAGGTGATCCCGCAGAGGCAGTAGCAGCTGGTGTACATACCCTGTTCTTCCAGTGTGGTCTTGGACATATGATCGGACTGGATGTACATGATATGGAGGACCTGGGTGAGCAGTATGTTGGTTATTCCGAGACACTGAAAAAGAGTACCGCGTTTGGCTGGAAGTCCCTGCGGCTGGGCCGTGAACTGAAGCCAGGATTTGTACTGACAGTAGAACCGGGCATTTATATTATACCAGAGTTAATAGATCGTTGGGTCGCTGAGAAGAAACTCAGTAACTTTGTTGATTATAACACGCTTGCTACTTATCGTGACTTCGGAGGTATCCGTATAGAAGATAACTTCGTGATTACAGAAACAGGCAGCAGAAGGCTCGGAAAAGATCTTCCGAAAACAATTGCTGAAGTGGAAGCAGTGAGACAGTAG
- a CDS encoding TetR/AcrR family transcriptional regulator encodes MEAQDRKTRLKEEIRANILDAAFKLAKDNGWEAVSMRKIATMISHTAPVIYDYFQNKEAILKELSRAGFQQLTARMTEAQQLHEQPEQQLEAVWAAYLDFSQVEKEYYQLMFGLGVPVSANHTTLPEIAEPLALVQQVIRQSAVAEQLSEEEVVRRSWLQWSVVHGLTALGSLFREDREVFNKQVLQDVLRNTAVATAA; translated from the coding sequence ATGGAAGCACAAGACAGAAAAACAAGACTAAAAGAAGAGATCCGCGCTAATATACTGGATGCCGCATTTAAACTGGCGAAAGACAACGGCTGGGAAGCAGTCAGTATGCGTAAGATAGCCACTATGATATCGCATACGGCCCCGGTTATCTATGACTACTTTCAGAATAAAGAAGCCATATTAAAAGAGCTGAGCCGTGCAGGTTTCCAGCAGTTAACAGCCAGAATGACGGAGGCGCAGCAGCTGCATGAACAACCAGAACAGCAGCTGGAAGCGGTATGGGCGGCCTACCTTGATTTTTCTCAGGTAGAGAAAGAGTATTATCAGCTAATGTTTGGGCTGGGTGTTCCGGTAAGTGCCAATCATACAACATTGCCTGAAATAGCCGAACCGCTGGCACTGGTGCAGCAGGTGATAAGACAATCGGCTGTTGCGGAGCAATTGTCGGAAGAGGAAGTAGTACGCAGAAGCTGGTTACAATGGTCGGTTGTACATGGGCTGACTGCCCTGGGCAGCCTGTTCAGAGAGGATAGAGAAGTGTTTAACAAACAGGTATTACAGGATGTACTACGGAACACCGCTGTGGCGACGGCTGCCTGA
- a CDS encoding group I truncated hemoglobin, with amino-acid sequence MKKLTWLFILGLIATGGFMSSCKKDDAPVVTKMSLYDSLGGSAMVNDPANSGMKIEQGRLGLRSVVDSAIFVIAGDARINGFFTVLLTEVTSGNTSGFEALSKNLTDFFCVATGGKGFTYGGLNMKDAHDPAKNTRMNGMASNADFDAFIADLVVAAKKNGLSDQLIGQVGALVETLRPVVVQKS; translated from the coding sequence ATGAAAAAATTAACGTGGTTATTTATTCTCGGCCTTATTGCTACTGGAGGATTTATGAGTTCCTGTAAAAAAGACGACGCGCCTGTTGTGACAAAAATGTCTTTGTACGATTCTCTTGGTGGGTCTGCAATGGTCAATGACCCTGCGAATAGCGGTATGAAGATAGAACAGGGCCGACTGGGTCTCCGTTCTGTAGTGGATAGTGCCATTTTTGTGATTGCAGGTGATGCCAGGATCAATGGTTTCTTTACGGTATTACTGACAGAGGTGACCAGCGGAAATACCAGTGGATTTGAAGCGTTGAGTAAGAATCTGACTGATTTCTTTTGTGTGGCTACAGGTGGTAAGGGCTTTACCTATGGTGGATTGAATATGAAGGATGCACATGATCCGGCAAAAAATACCCGCATGAATGGTATGGCTTCCAACGCAGATTTTGATGCATTTATTGCTGATCTGGTAGTAGCTGCAAAGAAGAATGGTTTATCTGATCAGCTGATAGGCCAGGTAGGCGCGCTGGTGGAAACACTGAGACCGGTGGTTGTGCAGAAGAGCTAA
- a CDS encoding AidA/PixA family protein → MTYSDKHPCRSRNTILKSPDGLPAITKDQTFCAYHTGVARKGTENFVFKFAIYTLDETRETQQRWGYCQRYPQIKVS, encoded by the coding sequence ATCACATATTCTGACAAGCACCCGTGCAGGAGTCGAAACACCATTTTAAAAAGTCCTGACGGGTTGCCTGCTATCACCAAAGACCAAACCTTCTGCGCTTATCATACGGGAGTTGCGCGTAAAGGCACTGAAAACTTCGTTTTTAAATTTGCGATTTACACACTGGACGAAACCCGTGAAACACAACAACGCTGGGGTTACTGTCAAAGGTACCCTCAGATAAAAGTTTCATAG
- a CDS encoding YggS family pyridoxal phosphate-dependent enzyme, whose translation MTTETYTADILANLNLVKQRIQSAVKMAGRSTEDVQLLLATKTVSAEKVKVVIDAGETLIGENKVQELKEKDYLLGTLPIQRHFIGHLQTNKIKDVLKYAHCIQSVDRPDLVEKLDSRLQYENRFLDIFVQVNTSFEESKFGVHPDEAIRLIEKIRSYGTMRIKGLMTIGLFDADPEKVKPSFRLLREIRDAALRDGLLSKDGAALSMGMSGDLETAIAEGATIVRVGTSIFGKRQYPDAYYWNEKGN comes from the coding sequence ATGACCACTGAAACATATACTGCCGATATCCTCGCCAACCTTAACCTGGTTAAACAACGGATACAGTCCGCAGTTAAAATGGCCGGACGATCTACGGAGGATGTACAACTCCTGCTCGCCACTAAAACCGTTTCCGCAGAAAAAGTGAAAGTTGTCATTGATGCCGGTGAAACACTGATCGGTGAGAATAAAGTACAGGAACTAAAAGAGAAAGATTATCTGCTGGGAACACTGCCCATACAAAGGCATTTTATCGGTCACTTACAAACCAATAAGATCAAAGATGTCTTGAAGTACGCGCACTGTATTCAATCTGTTGACCGCCCCGATCTCGTTGAGAAACTGGACAGCAGATTACAATACGAAAACCGCTTCCTGGATATATTCGTCCAGGTGAATACCTCCTTCGAAGAAAGCAAATTCGGCGTACATCCCGATGAAGCCATCCGGCTGATAGAGAAGATCCGGTCCTATGGTACAATGCGTATCAAAGGATTAATGACGATAGGTCTGTTTGACGCTGATCCGGAGAAAGTTAAACCTTCCTTCAGATTACTCCGTGAAATAAGAGATGCCGCGCTGCGTGATGGTCTGCTCTCAAAAGATGGAGCTGCACTTAGTATGGGGATGAGCGGAGACCTCGAAACGGCCATTGCAGAAGGAGCAACCATCGTCAGAGTAGGTACTTCCATCTTTGGCAAACGACAATATCCGGATGCGTATTACTGGAATGAAAAAGGTAATTAA
- a CDS encoding DUF2024 family protein — protein sequence MKVSVFDTYVSKKNGAVMHFDILVPADLKDENKIHAFGREYIAQKGQEGQPLTTSECRFCHIEEADADVVADINRQGYAIIEMQGCNN from the coding sequence ATGAAAGTTTCAGTTTTTGACACTTATGTCTCCAAAAAGAATGGTGCTGTCATGCACTTTGATATACTGGTTCCTGCTGACCTGAAAGACGAAAACAAGATCCATGCTTTCGGTCGTGAATACATCGCACAAAAAGGCCAGGAAGGTCAGCCACTGACCACCAGTGAATGCCGTTTCTGTCATATTGAGGAAGCTGACGCCGATGTAGTAGCCGATATTAACCGTCAGGGATATGCTATCATAGAAATGCAGGGATGTAATAACTAA
- a CDS encoding TetR/AcrR family transcriptional regulator, which yields MKKSERTRQMIIEQAADIFNEKGVAGTSIDEVLQAAKVAKGCLYGHFESKDELACASAEYLLDKVTHRRNNLLQQHKTAVDKLIAYAEMNPNPLDDTFIHGGCPILNFGVDTDDTNPAIRQKVQGVIKTATRHLALIIKEGVTAGELSPDIHPEEFAIKLFATMEGAFMMSRVMGSPIPMKTAMKAMRKEIINYSLI from the coding sequence ATGAAAAAGTCAGAACGAACGAGGCAGATGATAATAGAGCAGGCTGCGGACATATTCAACGAAAAGGGCGTTGCAGGTACTTCCATTGACGAAGTGCTGCAGGCCGCTAAAGTGGCGAAGGGCTGCCTGTACGGACATTTTGAAAGCAAGGATGAATTGGCATGTGCAAGTGCTGAATATCTGCTGGACAAGGTGACACATCGGAGGAATAATTTATTACAGCAACATAAGACGGCGGTTGATAAGCTGATCGCCTATGCCGAGATGAACCCAAATCCCCTGGATGATACCTTCATTCACGGGGGCTGTCCAATACTCAACTTCGGTGTAGATACAGATGATACCAATCCTGCTATCAGGCAGAAGGTACAGGGAGTCATTAAGACGGCCACCAGGCACCTTGCATTGATCATTAAAGAAGGAGTGACAGCCGGAGAGTTATCTCCTGATATACACCCGGAAGAGTTTGCGATCAAACTTTTTGCCACTATGGAAGGTGCTTTTATGATGTCACGTGTAATGGGATCACCAATCCCCATGAAGACTGCCATGAAAGCAATGAGAAAAGAGATCATCAACTATAGCCTGATATAA
- a CDS encoding c-type cytochrome, whose amino-acid sequence MKTNIIFIAALLYVIITMAFSTRSDEGKQLYEHYCARCHGNDGTRGLFGAKNLRQSGLSDSAIIQQISNGKRIMPSFRKRISADQIYAISTYIKSLRKYK is encoded by the coding sequence ATGAAGACGAACATCATATTCATCGCAGCTCTCCTCTATGTGATCATTACTATGGCCTTCTCCACCCGTTCTGATGAGGGAAAGCAACTGTATGAGCATTATTGTGCCCGCTGCCATGGTAATGACGGTACCCGAGGATTGTTCGGGGCTAAAAATTTACGGCAGAGCGGTCTGTCCGATAGTGCCATCATCCAACAGATCAGCAATGGCAAAAGGATCATGCCTTCTTTCAGAAAACGTATCTCTGCTGATCAGATCTATGCCATATCTACCTATATCAAAAGTTTAAGAAAATATAAATGA
- a CDS encoding anthrone oxygenase family protein — protein MLTFSNIIIVSAAVTTALISGLFYAWSCSVIPGLSKVSDYTYLESMQQINRAILNPVFFMSFIGAALLLPLCTYIQYSPTFNARFWLLLSATIIYLTGTFGVTAFGNVPLNDMLDQFPLTTASLQDIARMRARFEQPWVYLHTIRTVAGVITLVLVIVACLCPAPATAPIASLARS, from the coding sequence ATGCTTACATTTTCCAACATCATAATAGTATCTGCCGCAGTCACCACCGCCCTGATCAGTGGACTGTTCTATGCATGGTCATGCTCCGTTATTCCCGGACTATCAAAGGTGAGTGACTACACCTACCTGGAAAGCATGCAACAGATCAACAGGGCCATCCTCAATCCTGTATTCTTCATGAGCTTCATAGGCGCAGCGTTGTTATTGCCACTATGCACCTACATACAATATAGCCCCACCTTCAACGCACGTTTCTGGCTGTTATTATCAGCCACCATCATCTATCTCACAGGGACATTTGGTGTGACTGCCTTCGGCAATGTACCACTGAATGATATGCTGGATCAGTTTCCGCTAACTACAGCTTCTCTGCAGGACATCGCAAGGATGCGCGCGAGATTTGAACAGCCATGGGTATATCTGCATACTATCCGTACAGTAGCAGGCGTGATAACACTGGTGCTTGTCATCGTCGCCTGTCTTTGTCCGGCGCCGGCTACAGCACCCATAGCCTCGCTGGCACGTTCATGA